The following proteins are encoded in a genomic region of Aquella oligotrophica:
- a CDS encoding glycosyltransferase family 25 protein has protein sequence MKIYVISLADAVNRREQISAQLEACQLSYEFFDAMRGNPDIAQNHNYAYDYREKMFGRQMTAGEIGCFMSHQELWRKIAAGNQSVCIMEDDVILTKNFARALSLLENYQNYEILRLSGIFKRKWFIWQHFSDLKLVKFWRDPMGTQCYIIKPEAAKRLLAKSPLINAPVDDFLGNYALHRLNVVGCDPYLIEHDWDIPSQLGHRHTKRKLSVLEKIRREFIIQGNGVMNFMIQLGYFLKTKLGLLK, from the coding sequence ATGAAAATTTATGTAATATCATTAGCCGATGCGGTAAATCGGCGCGAGCAAATTTCAGCGCAATTGGAAGCTTGCCAGCTTAGCTATGAGTTTTTTGATGCAATGCGTGGAAATCCAGATATAGCTCAAAATCATAATTATGCTTATGACTATCGTGAGAAAATGTTTGGGCGGCAAATGACGGCTGGTGAGATTGGCTGCTTTATGTCGCATCAGGAGTTGTGGCGAAAAATTGCCGCGGGAAATCAGTCTGTTTGTATTATGGAAGATGATGTTATTCTTACAAAGAATTTTGCTAGAGCCTTATCTTTGCTTGAAAATTATCAAAATTATGAGATCTTGCGTTTAAGTGGGATTTTTAAGCGAAAATGGTTTATCTGGCAGCATTTTTCTGATCTTAAACTTGTCAAATTCTGGCGCGATCCAATGGGAACTCAATGTTATATAATTAAGCCCGAGGCTGCCAAGCGATTATTGGCTAAGTCACCATTAATTAATGCGCCTGTTGATGATTTTCTTGGCAATTATGCTCTGCATCGCCTAAATGTGGTCGGTTGTGATCCCTATCTTATTGAGCATGATTGGGATATTCCATCTCAACTTGGACATCGCCATACCAAACGAAAATTGTCGGTATTGGAAAAAATCCGCCGTGAGTTTATAATTCAGGGTAATGGCGTAATGAATTTTATGATCCAGTTGGGGTATTTCCTTAAAACAAAGTTGGGTTTGCTAAAATGA
- a CDS encoding glycosyltransferase: MKLSLIISTYNRPDTLELVLKSIQVQELDENITANQVEILVADDGSKEDTAQLVAQFQQNFPFRLIHVWHEDNGFRLAAIRNLAVSKSSGDYLVFIDGDCLVAKDFILNQFRLAEAGYFVGGNRVLLSEKYTHKALSGKLINIASNCIFKSIWDRISGKTNKWLPALRLDTNAAWRKKHASNWRRPKGCNMALWRKDYLTVNGFDESFSGWGMKMLIFWCAYFMQE, encoded by the coding sequence ATGAAATTAAGTTTAATAATCTCAACCTATAATCGTCCAGATACCTTAGAGCTAGTTTTAAAAAGTATTCAGGTTCAAGAACTTGATGAAAATATTACCGCGAATCAGGTTGAAATCTTGGTTGCTGATGATGGTTCAAAAGAGGATACCGCTCAATTGGTCGCCCAGTTTCAGCAAAATTTTCCTTTTCGCTTAATCCATGTTTGGCATGAAGATAATGGCTTTCGGTTGGCAGCAATTCGTAATCTAGCAGTGAGTAAATCTTCCGGTGATTATCTGGTATTTATTGATGGTGATTGCCTTGTAGCCAAGGATTTTATCCTTAATCAATTTAGGCTTGCTGAAGCTGGTTATTTTGTTGGCGGTAACCGGGTACTATTAAGTGAAAAATATACCCACAAAGCACTATCTGGGAAGCTAATTAATATTGCGAGTAACTGTATTTTTAAATCAATCTGGGACAGAATAAGTGGTAAAACCAATAAATGGCTACCAGCTTTACGCTTAGATACTAATGCAGCATGGCGTAAGAAACATGCTAGTAATTGGCGGCGACCTAAAGGGTGTAATATGGCACTTTGGCGTAAAGATTATCTAACGGTTAATGGCTTTGACGAAAGCTTTAGTGGCTGGGGCATGAAGATGCTGATTTTTTGGTGCGCTTACTTCATGCAGGAATAA
- the rpmI gene encoding 50S ribosomal protein L35 gives MPKLKSKSGAKKRFIVQGSGGIKRSKAFKRHILTKKTTKNKRQLRGTVQVNPSDMGHVRSMLPYA, from the coding sequence ATGCCTAAATTAAAATCAAAGTCTGGTGCGAAAAAACGTTTCATTGTCCAAGGCAGTGGCGGTATCAAGCGCTCAAAAGCATTCAAACGTCATATTTTGACTAAGAAAACAACTAAAAACAAACGTCAGTTACGTGGTACCGTGCAGGTTAATCCTAGCGATATGGGTCATGTACGTAGTATGTTACCATACGCATAA
- the rplT gene encoding 50S ribosomal protein L20, with translation MPRVKRGVIARARHKKILALAKGYRGRRGNVFRVAKEAVMKAGQYAYRDRRQRKRQFRTLWIARINAGCRELGLTYSRFINGLAKAEVAVDRKVLSDLAIHDKVAFAKFVEIAKSKLA, from the coding sequence ATGCCTAGAGTAAAACGTGGTGTAATCGCGCGTGCGCGTCATAAAAAAATTCTTGCTTTAGCAAAAGGCTATCGTGGTCGTCGCGGAAATGTTTTCCGTGTAGCTAAAGAAGCGGTAATGAAAGCTGGTCAATATGCTTACCGTGATCGTCGTCAGAGAAAACGTCAATTCCGTACTTTATGGATTGCGCGTATCAATGCTGGTTGCCGTGAACTTGGTTTAACTTATAGCCGTTTCATTAATGGTTTGGCTAAAGCTGAAGTTGCTGTTGATCGTAAAGTATTGTCTGATCTTGCGATCCACGATAAAGTAGCGTTTGCTAAATTTGTTGAAATTGCAAAAAGCAAACTAGCTTAA
- a CDS encoding LOG family protein: MRELLIHDRNVQERVVNSLEKVWDLTDDLVEFYPRYEEYTVTIFGSARIQENSPIYQDVFEFAKNLARLECNVVTGGGPGIMEAGNRGAMEGKLSNSQIKSVGINIELPFEQKNNGYLDQVFPHKTFFTRLQHFMAVSDCFVAFYGGIGTVLEILTVLQLMQVKKISDCKLILVGKMWNGLIDWFESEMLNEDMQLIHQGDLLIPHLVPHYQDALEIIKQHKIQSGL; the protein is encoded by the coding sequence ATGCGGGAATTATTGATTCATGATCGCAATGTCCAAGAGCGGGTTGTTAATTCATTAGAAAAAGTTTGGGATTTGACGGATGACTTAGTTGAATTTTATCCGCGATACGAAGAGTACACCGTTACTATTTTTGGTTCGGCGCGGATTCAGGAAAATTCTCCCATTTATCAGGATGTATTTGAGTTTGCCAAAAATTTGGCACGCCTTGAATGTAATGTGGTAACTGGTGGTGGTCCGGGAATTATGGAAGCTGGCAATCGTGGGGCAATGGAAGGAAAGTTATCTAATTCTCAGATAAAGTCAGTTGGAATTAATATTGAGCTTCCGTTTGAGCAGAAAAATAACGGATATTTGGATCAGGTATTTCCGCATAAAACTTTTTTTACTCGGTTGCAGCATTTTATGGCAGTAAGCGATTGTTTTGTTGCTTTTTATGGTGGAATTGGCACAGTATTAGAGATTTTAACTGTGCTTCAGCTAATGCAGGTAAAAAAAATTAGCGACTGTAAGTTAATTTTGGTTGGTAAAATGTGGAATGGTTTAATTGATTGGTTTGAGTCAGAGATGTTAAATGAAGATATGCAGCTGATTCATCAAGGAGATTTACTGATTCCTCATCTCGTTCCTCACTATCAGGATGCTTTAGAAATTATTAAACAGCATAAAATTCAGTCAGGACTTTAA
- the pheS gene encoding phenylalanine--tRNA ligase subunit alpha, with product MEQLNSVLETALNEMQTVTSLHDLEQFKSRYVGKSGAITAFMQQLKDMAAEERKAFGALVNKIKSEFEEALAARRQQIIDSELAAKLANESIDVTLPGRGSNSGSLHPVTLTLKRLVTIFASLGFTVADGPEIETDYYNFKALNIPDNHPARAMQDTFYTSSGHVLRTHTSPIQVRFAEENEPPIKIVAPGRVFRVDMDATHSPMFHQMELLWIDKGISFANLKAIIIEFMRTFFEDSELQVRFRASFFPFTEPSAEVDIYFAKTGKWLEVGGCGMVHPEVLKYMKIDSHQYSGFAFGFGIDRLAMLKYGITDLRLMFENDLDFLRQFEGC from the coding sequence ATGGAGCAGCTTAATTCGGTATTAGAAACTGCATTAAATGAAATGCAGACAGTTACTTCTTTACACGATTTAGAACAGTTTAAATCGCGTTACGTTGGTAAAAGTGGTGCAATAACAGCTTTTATGCAGCAGTTAAAAGATATGGCCGCTGAAGAGCGTAAGGCGTTTGGTGCCTTAGTTAATAAAATTAAATCAGAATTTGAAGAGGCGCTAGCAGCAAGACGGCAGCAGATCATTGATAGCGAACTAGCGGCGAAATTAGCTAATGAGTCAATTGATGTAACTTTGCCGGGAAGAGGTAGTAATTCTGGGAGTTTGCATCCAGTAACGCTGACATTAAAACGATTAGTTACAATCTTTGCTAGTCTTGGATTTACTGTCGCCGATGGTCCTGAAATCGAAACAGATTATTATAATTTCAAGGCACTTAATATACCTGATAATCATCCGGCTCGGGCAATGCAAGATACTTTCTATACAAGTAGTGGGCATGTTTTGCGTACGCATACTTCTCCGATTCAGGTACGTTTTGCTGAAGAAAATGAGCCTCCCATCAAGATTGTTGCTCCTGGGCGAGTTTTTCGCGTTGATATGGATGCAACTCATAGTCCAATGTTTCATCAGATGGAGTTACTTTGGATAGATAAAGGGATCAGCTTTGCTAATTTGAAAGCGATTATTATTGAATTTATGCGCACCTTCTTTGAAGATAGTGAACTCCAAGTAAGATTTCGCGCGTCATTCTTCCCATTTACTGAGCCATCGGCTGAGGTTGATATTTATTTTGCTAAAACTGGGAAATGGCTTGAAGTTGGTGGCTGTGGTATGGTTCATCCAGAAGTTCTCAAATATATGAAGATAGATAGCCATCAGTATTCAGGATTTGCGTTTGGCTTTGGGATTGATCGATTAGCTATGCTTAAATACGGAATTACCGATTTGCGTTTGATGTTTGAAAATGATCTGGACTTTTTGCGCCAGTTTGAGGGGTGTTAA
- the pheT gene encoding phenylalanine--tRNA ligase subunit beta, with protein MKISWNYLQGFFTDKLDKKVVLERLTMAGLEVEDETPVAPEFSGIVVGEVISCEKHPDADKLSLCKVDAGSGEPLQIICGASNVAVGVKVPCAKVGAVLPENFKIAERKMRGLMSYGMLCSGNEIGCPDGVDGLLLLNNDAIPGTDIREYLDLNDSIIEFKITPNRGDCLSYTGLAREIHALTGYTLKDKELYSDFLAKKLENFSFNPEASDKCPHYVGLAIKNVNNAQASPAWLVKVLERSGLRPKSPLVDITNYVMILLGQPMHAFDLSKLNSGIGFCLAKTGEELKLIDGTDASLVKDDLVITDGSHNPVAIAGVMGGLDSAVTEATTEILLESAFFLPEAIHGRAKAYGVSSDSAYRFERGVNPDIQHDAINLAAKLVLEICGGEVVGSIHSVKATQPQVKISIDYADMLKLIGEEIATVEIDKILADLGCQVVVEGDKRVITPPAYRFDLKIREDIIEEVIRVYGYDRIQAKMPILAHRFNSVDSKLNQLTLWKDALVSMGFNEVVSYAFIEESYAELLADKKHDLICLKNPLAGLAVMRNNLITDVVKTLQHNINRGYDSLRVFELARVFHGETAEAQPLYLSGLIYGKHNAGWSEKSRQVDFYDLKSIVENLFSAYGKLDFTTLNDNPLFHPGRTANIIINGINVGVLGQLHPKLGQPLGLDILPYIFEVDTSLIQPEISYSLSAVSKFQKVNRDLAFILDKSVNVGDILKSINALQINDLLSSTIFDIFTGGNLPDNQKSVALKFTFQSDHTLTDEEIVSYLELIKQKVASEFNGQLR; from the coding sequence ATGAAAATATCATGGAATTATTTACAAGGCTTCTTTACTGACAAGCTAGACAAAAAAGTAGTTCTTGAGCGTCTTACTATGGCTGGGCTTGAAGTTGAGGATGAAACGCCAGTTGCTCCCGAATTTAGTGGTATTGTAGTCGGTGAAGTGATTAGTTGTGAGAAACATCCGGATGCAGATAAGTTATCTCTATGTAAAGTTGATGCTGGTAGTGGCGAACCATTACAAATTATTTGTGGCGCTTCTAATGTCGCAGTTGGTGTTAAAGTACCTTGTGCTAAGGTTGGGGCAGTACTACCTGAGAATTTTAAAATTGCTGAACGCAAAATGCGTGGTTTGATGTCATATGGGATGCTTTGTAGTGGCAATGAGATTGGTTGTCCCGATGGTGTTGATGGATTACTGTTACTTAATAATGATGCTATTCCCGGTACAGATATTCGCGAATATTTGGATTTGAATGATAGTATTATTGAATTTAAAATTACGCCTAATCGTGGTGATTGTTTATCTTATACTGGGCTTGCGCGTGAAATTCATGCACTAACTGGCTATACGCTTAAAGATAAAGAATTATATTCAGACTTCTTGGCTAAAAAGTTGGAGAATTTTTCATTTAATCCGGAAGCTAGTGATAAATGCCCACATTATGTTGGTTTGGCAATTAAAAATGTTAATAATGCACAAGCTTCACCGGCATGGTTAGTTAAAGTTCTTGAACGCAGTGGCCTACGTCCAAAATCACCATTAGTTGATATTACTAATTATGTGATGATTCTACTTGGGCAACCAATGCATGCCTTTGACCTGAGTAAACTAAATTCAGGGATCGGTTTTTGTCTAGCTAAAACAGGTGAAGAGCTAAAACTTATTGATGGCACTGATGCCAGTTTAGTTAAAGACGATCTAGTAATAACTGATGGTAGTCATAATCCGGTCGCAATTGCTGGTGTTATGGGTGGGCTTGATTCAGCTGTTACTGAGGCAACTACTGAGATTCTTCTTGAAAGCGCATTTTTCTTGCCTGAAGCTATTCATGGTCGGGCTAAAGCTTATGGCGTTAGCTCTGATTCAGCTTATCGGTTTGAGCGTGGAGTAAATCCGGATATTCAGCACGATGCGATTAATCTGGCAGCTAAATTAGTACTGGAAATTTGTGGTGGTGAAGTTGTTGGTTCCATTCATTCTGTCAAGGCTACGCAACCACAAGTAAAGATAAGTATTGATTATGCTGATATGCTTAAACTTATCGGTGAAGAGATCGCTACAGTAGAAATAGATAAAATTCTTGCTGATTTAGGCTGTCAAGTGGTAGTTGAAGGTGACAAGAGGGTTATTACACCACCAGCTTATCGTTTTGATTTAAAAATTCGTGAAGATATAATCGAGGAAGTAATTCGCGTTTATGGTTATGACCGAATACAAGCAAAAATGCCAATACTTGCGCACCGCTTTAATTCGGTTGATAGTAAGTTGAATCAGTTAACTTTATGGAAAGACGCTTTGGTAAGTATGGGCTTTAATGAAGTTGTCAGTTATGCCTTTATTGAAGAATCTTACGCTGAGCTACTTGCCGATAAGAAGCATGATCTTATCTGTCTTAAAAACCCGCTTGCTGGTTTGGCGGTGATGCGTAATAATTTGATCACTGATGTGGTCAAAACCTTACAGCATAATATCAATCGTGGTTATGATAGCTTACGCGTGTTTGAATTAGCTAGAGTATTTCATGGTGAAACCGCTGAAGCGCAACCACTATATCTATCTGGTCTGATTTATGGAAAGCATAATGCAGGTTGGTCTGAAAAATCACGCCAAGTTGATTTTTATGATTTAAAAAGTATCGTTGAGAATCTTTTTTCTGCTTATGGGAAGCTTGATTTTACTACTCTTAATGATAATCCTTTATTTCATCCGGGTAGAACAGCGAATATTATTATCAATGGCATCAATGTTGGAGTACTAGGACAACTCCATCCAAAACTGGGTCAGCCATTAGGACTTGATATATTGCCTTATATATTTGAGGTTGATACTAGTCTTATTCAGCCAGAAATCAGCTATAGCTTATCCGCTGTTAGTAAATTTCAGAAAGTTAATCGTGATCTCGCCTTTATTCTTGATAAGAGCGTAAATGTTGGCGATATTCTGAAATCAATCAATGCCTTGCAGATAAATGATTTGCTATCTTCAACAATATTTGATATATTTACGGGTGGAAATTTACCAGATAATCAGAAGAGCGTAGCATTAAAGTTTACTTTCCAGAGTGATCATACGCTTACTGATGAAGAAATAGTTAGTTATCTTGAATTGATAAAACAGAAGGTAGCTAGCGAATTTAATGGGCAGCTACGTTAA
- a CDS encoding integration host factor subunit alpha, with protein MSKTVTKNDLIQVVIDNSTLTRQDAYKLVEDFFDVMTKSLEDGDEVKVSGFGNFILRDKNPRVGRNPKTKEEFPISARRVVSFHTSNLLKEQIKDYKPE; from the coding sequence ATGTCTAAAACTGTGACTAAAAATGATTTAATACAAGTGGTGATTGATAATTCTACGTTAACCAGACAGGATGCGTATAAGCTAGTTGAGGATTTTTTTGATGTGATGACAAAAAGTCTTGAAGATGGTGATGAAGTGAAAGTGTCGGGTTTTGGTAATTTTATTTTGCGGGATAAAAATCCCCGTGTTGGACGTAATCCAAAGACTAAAGAAGAATTTCCTATTAGTGCTCGTCGTGTGGTATCGTTCCATACTAGTAATTTATTGAAAGAACAGATAAAAGACTATAAGCCTGAGTAG